In Numenius arquata chromosome 17, bNumArq3.hap1.1, whole genome shotgun sequence, a genomic segment contains:
- the CBX8 gene encoding chromobox protein homolog 8, protein MELSAVGERVFAAEALLKRRIRKGRMEYLVKWKGWSQKYSTWEPEENILDARLLAAFEEREREMELYGPKKRGPKPKTFLLKAQAKAKAKTYEFRSDSSRGIRVPYPGRSPQELGSTSRAREGLRNIALAPQGSSSTSTPKGDGIRDRVIRVEEKPGETPKKRGPKPRKELYKDLAETLDASKRKLGEPGDKVGDYLKARKMEEAAAGAAKFGSGHSVIQLARRQDPDLPGTLPGPNRAEVGAKLGAAEPYPARLAKHRADFLDPKGQGGLDPGGPKLLHGAVSPGAVGSLYRDGVGGQAGRPSLIARIPVARILGDPEEESWSPSLNNLEKVVVTDVTSNFLTVTIKESSTDQGFFKEKR, encoded by the exons ATGGAGCTCTCGGCCGTCGGGGAGCGCGTCTTCGCGGCCGAGGCCCTCCTCAAGCGCCGCATCCGTAAA GGGCGCATGGAATATCTGGTGAAATGGAAGGGCTGGTCTCAGAA gTACAGCACTTGGGAGCCCGAGGAGAACATCCTGGACGCCCGGTTGCTGGCGGCCTTTGAGGAAAG GGAGCGAGAAATGGAGCTATACGGGCCCAAAAAGCGAGGCCCCAAGCCCAAAACCTTCCTGCTAAAG GCCCAGGCAAAGGCAAAAGCCAAAACCTATGAATTCCGCAGTGACTCTTCCAGGGGGATCCGGGTGCCGTATCCCGGCAGGtccccccaggagctgggctccACGTCCCGGGCTAGGGAAGGACTGAGAAACATAGCCCTggctccccagggcagctccagcaccagcacccccaaggGAGACGGCATCCGGGACCGGGTGATCCGCGTGGAGGAGAAACCTGGGGAGACCCCCAAAAAGCGAGGCCCGAAGCCCAGGAAGGAGCTTTACAAGGACCTGGCGGAGACTCTGGATGCCTCCAAGAGGAAACTGGGGGAGccgggggacaaggtgggggactACCTGAAGGCCAGGAAGatggaggaggcggcggcgggggcggccaaGTTCGGCTCGGGACACAGCGTCATCCAGCTGGCCCGGCGGCAGGACCCCGACCTCCCCGGCACCCTGCCCGGCCCCAACCGAGCCGAGGTGGGTGCCAAGCTGGGAGCCGCCGAGCCCTACCCTGCGCGGCTGGCCAAGCACCGGGCAGACTTTCTGGACCCcaaggggcagggggggctggaccCCGGTGGGCCCAAGCTCCTGCACGGGGCGGTGAGCCCGGGCGCCGTGGGCAGCCTGTACCGTGACGGTGTGGGGGGCCAGGCGGGGCGACCCTCCCTCATCGCCAGGATCCCCGTGGCCAGGATCCTGGGGGACCCCGAGGAGGAGTCCTGGAGCCCCTCCCTCAACAACCTGGAGAAGGTGGTGGTAACTGATGTGACCTCTAACTTTTTGACCGTCACCATCAAGGAGAGCAGCACGGACCAAGGATTCTTTAAAGAGAAGCGATGA